One stretch of Armigeres subalbatus isolate Guangzhou_Male chromosome 2, GZ_Asu_2, whole genome shotgun sequence DNA includes these proteins:
- the LOC134209500 gene encoding uncharacterized protein LOC134209500 produces MLEASDVSEWQWIQTNNNVADDGTKWKRVPDMRKTSRWFHGSEFLKTPEAEWPVKIHVDNATSEELRPHLLLHIKFPEPIIDPQNFSKWTSLLRRCAYVFRFIGNVKISSSEERTVGALTAGELVKAENYLYRLAQGSSYADELAILSNTRASKDSTLTIPKNSSIYYLCPFLDQHGVLRVRGRTSACPGVNPDAVNPIILPRTNHITRLIISHYHNKYHHQPQNTVVNELRQRYSISRLKPAYNEIRRCCQQCKNDRAQPLPPAMGDLPLPRLAAYARQFTYMGVDYFGPIMITVGRRQEKRWVLLATCLTTRAIHLQIIHNMTTDSCILGLRNVMARRGVPAVIFSDRGTNFVGASRELENAMQNLDQELLAEEFTTSHTSWSFIPGLAPYGWIVGAASTQC; encoded by the coding sequence ATGCTGGAAGCTTCGGATGTCAGCGAATGGCAGTGGAttcaaacgaataataatgTCGCTGACGATGGAACAAAGTGGAAACGAGTACCTGATATGAGAAAAACAAGTCGATGGTTCCACGGTTCGGAATTTCTCAAAACTCCAGAAGCAGAATGGCCTGTGAAGATACACGTCGATAACGCTACCTCGGAGGAATTACGTCCACATTTATTGCTGCACATCAAATTTCCAGAGCCAATCATCGATCCTCAAAACTTCTCCAAATGGACTTCGCTTCTACGTCGATGCGCATACGTGTTTCGATTCATCGGGAATGTGAAGATATCTAGCTCTGAAGAAAGAACTGTTGGAGCATTGACAGCTGGTGAGCTAGTAAAGGCTGAAAACTACTTGTACCGGCTGGCCCAAGGTAGTTCGTACGCAGATGAGCTAGCAATACTATCGAACACAAGAGCGTCCAAAGATTCTACCTTGACGATACCGAAGAATAGTTCAATCTATTATCTCTGTCCGTTCCTGGACCAACATGGCGTACTCCGGGTGCGTGGTCGAACCTCGGCGTGTCCCGGTGTGAATCCGGATGCAGTGAATCCAATCATCCTTCCACGAACTAATCACATCACACGCCTCATCATATCCCACTACCACAACAAATATCATCATCAACCCCAAAATACCGTGGTTAACGAGTTGCGCCAACGATACAGCATTTCTCGACTGAAGCCTGCCTACAATGAGATTCGTCGATGCTGTCAGCAGTGCAAAAACGATCGTGCACAACCACTACCACCAGCTATGGGCGACTTGCCATTACCTCGCCTGGCCGCCTACGCTCGACAGTTCACGTATATGGGGGTGGACTACTTTGGACCAATTATGATTACCGTTGGACGTCGTCAGGAGAAGCGTTGGGTACTTCTCGCCACATGTCTAACCACTCGCGCCATCCACTTGCAAATCATACACAATATGACTACCGATTCCTGCATTCTGGGACTGAGAAACGTAATGGCAAGGAGAGGGGTACCTGCTGTAATCTTTAGCGACCGGGGTACAAACTTCGTTGGAGCTAGCAGAGAGCTAGAAAATGCCATGCAGAACTTGGATCAAGAGCTTCTTGCAGAAGAGTTCACTACCTCACACACCTCTTGGAGCTTCATTCCCGGCCTCGCCCCATATGGGTGGATCGTGGGAGCAGCTAGTACGCAGTGTTAA
- the LOC134209501 gene encoding uncharacterized protein LOC134209501, producing the protein MLAEVENIINSRPLTSIPLDDDQSPVLTPNHFLLGSSNGLRPWVAFDDSSKALKYGWELSQTLTNQFWKQWLRDYLPTITRRTKWFAETKPICVNDIVIIVDPKLPRNTWPKGRVISVKKGSDGKVRSAAVQTSSGIYERPTVKLAVLDVGVRSNGHQDNQEPIPGGTVDGATLTRASSPTRPAKST; encoded by the coding sequence ATGCTAGCAGAGGTCGAGAATATCATCAATTCTCGTCCACTAACCAGCATTCCGCTGGACGATGACCAGTCCCCAGTGCTGACTCCCAACCATTTTTTGCTGGGATCAAGCAACGGATTAAGACCTTGGGTTGCGTTTGACGATAGCTCGAAGGCGCTCAAGTACGGTTGGGAGCTATCTCAAACCTTAACAAACCAGTTCTGGAAGCAATGGCTTCGGGACTATCTCCCTACAATAACGCGGAGGACCAAATGGTTTGCAGAGACGAAGCCCATATGTGTCAACGACATCGTCATCATTGTAGACCCGAAGCTCCCTAGGAACACCTGGCCCAAAGGTCGGGTCATTTCTGTTAAGAAGGGATCAGACGGAAAGGTCCGAAGTGCTGCTGTGCAGACATCCAGTGGCATCTACGAGCGACCAACCGTGAAGCTTGCTGTGCTCGACGTAGGCGTTAGGAGTAATGGGCATCAGGATAACCAGGAGCCCATTCCGGGGGGGACTGTTGACGGCGCTACTTTGACGAGAGCATCAAGCCCCACGCGCCCCGCAAAGTCGACATGA